A single region of the Selenomonas sp. oral taxon 920 genome encodes:
- a CDS encoding ORF6N domain-containing protein codes for MNEIQPVSISSATDTPNISRLIYTIRNQQVMLASDLAMLYQVETRVLNQAVKRNQKRFPERYCFQLTKEEAENLTSQIVMSSSSHGGRRIPPYAFTEQGIAMLSAVLRSDVAIDVSIHIMDAFVEMRHFIAGNAHLFERIERVELKQLTYQKETDEKFEQVFDFIHAHTESSQKIFFNGQIYDAFSLLASLIQKAAKDIILIDGYVDIGTLNLLAKKQANVSVEIHTFNNTRLTAADVATFNRQYPTLTINHTNAFHDRFLILDHQEAYHIGASLKDAGKKCFAITLLQDEALLQELLAHL; via the coding sequence AATTCAGCCTGTGTCCATCTCATCGGCCACGGACACTCCAAATATCAGCCGACTTATTTACACCATACGCAATCAACAGGTAATGCTTGCCAGCGACCTAGCTATGCTCTACCAAGTGGAGACACGAGTCCTGAATCAGGCTGTGAAGCGGAATCAGAAAAGATTTCCCGAAAGATATTGTTTCCAGTTAACCAAAGAGGAAGCGGAAAACTTGACATCACAAATTGTGATGTCAAGTTCCTCACATGGCGGGCGGCGCATTCCTCCTTACGCCTTTACCGAACAGGGCATAGCTATGCTGTCGGCAGTTCTTCGCAGTGATGTTGCCATTGATGTCAGTATCCATATTATGGATGCTTTTGTAGAGATGCGGCATTTCATCGCGGGCAACGCTCACCTTTTCGAGCGCATAGAGCGGGTAGAGTTGAAGCAGCTCACCTATCAAAAAGAAACCGATGAAAAATTCGAGCAAGTCTTTGACTTTATCCATGCCCATACAGAGTCCAGTCAAAAGATATTCTTCAACGGGCAAATCTACGACGCCTTCAGTTTGTTGGCGAGCTTGATTCAAAAGGCTGCCAAGGACATCATTCTCATTGACGGCTATGTGGATATAGGGACGCTCAATCTGTTGGCAAAAAAACAAGCTAATGTTTCCGTGGAAATCCACACATTCAACAATACGAGATTGACGGCAGCAGATGTTGCGACCTTCAACCGTCAATATCCAACGCTTACCATTAATCACACCAATGCCTTTCACGATCGTTTCCTTATTCTTGACCACCAAGAGGCATATCACATCGGCGCATCGCTCAAAGATGCCGGAAAGAAATGTTTTGCCATCACGCTTTTGCAAGATGAGGCTCTCCTACAGGAACTTCTGGCACATTTGTGA
- a CDS encoding YifB family Mg chelatase-like AAA ATPase, whose amino-acid sequence MFAKTYGATTLGIDGRIIDVEVDVSPGLPGFELVGLPDTSVKESKERVRTAIRNSGIQLRQERVTVNLAPADVRKDSSGLDLPIAVGLLASYGMVPEAAVQSALFSAELSLDGNCRPISGILPMAIRAREHGLTEFYVAPSNADEALLIDGLKVYAVENLAQLVRHLTGTETLTPATPNHIETQKDAAFTDDFADVQGQYQAKRALEIAAAGGHNVLMVGVPGSGKTMLARRMSSILPELTKEEAIEITKIYSISGLLGKDTGLVTTRPFRSPHHTSSTVAMIGGGSIPRPGEVTLAHHGVLFLDELPEFSKKTLEVLREPIEDRQITVSRANATLTFPSSIILVAAMNDVTSITIQCNDERETA is encoded by the coding sequence TTGTTTGCAAAGACCTATGGTGCGACGACCCTCGGGATTGATGGACGAATTATCGACGTTGAGGTGGATGTGTCGCCCGGGCTGCCGGGCTTTGAACTGGTGGGGCTTCCCGATACATCGGTGAAGGAATCGAAGGAGCGGGTACGCACTGCGATTCGGAACTCGGGCATTCAGCTGCGGCAGGAGCGGGTGACGGTGAATCTTGCGCCCGCCGATGTGCGAAAGGACAGTTCCGGGCTTGATCTGCCGATTGCCGTCGGACTCCTTGCATCCTACGGTATGGTTCCGGAGGCGGCGGTGCAGAGTGCACTTTTCTCAGCGGAGCTTTCTCTTGACGGAAACTGCCGTCCAATCAGCGGCATTCTCCCAATGGCAATCAGGGCGCGGGAACATGGTCTCACAGAGTTTTACGTTGCACCGTCCAACGCAGATGAGGCACTCCTTATTGACGGGCTGAAGGTCTATGCGGTCGAGAATCTGGCGCAGCTTGTGCGGCATCTGACTGGTACGGAGACGCTGACTCCTGCAACACCGAATCATATCGAAACACAAAAAGACGCCGCTTTCACCGATGACTTTGCAGATGTGCAGGGACAGTATCAGGCGAAACGTGCGCTTGAGATTGCAGCGGCAGGAGGGCATAATGTTCTGATGGTCGGTGTACCCGGTTCCGGCAAGACGATGCTCGCCCGTCGGATGAGTTCGATTCTGCCGGAGCTGACGAAGGAAGAAGCCATTGAGATCACAAAGATCTACAGTATTTCGGGACTGCTCGGCAAGGATACAGGGCTTGTGACGACGCGTCCCTTCCGCAGTCCGCATCATACGTCATCGACGGTGGCGATGATCGGCGGCGGGAGCATCCCGCGTCCGGGCGAGGTGACACTTGCGCATCACGGTGTGCTCTTTCTGGATGAGCTGCCGGAGTTCAGCAAGAAGACGCTTGAGGTGCTGCGCGAGCCGATTGAGGATCGCCAGATTACGGTATCGCGTGCAAACGCGACGCTGACCTTTCCCTCTAGTATCATTTTGGTAGCGGCAATGAACGACGTAACGTCGATAACGATACAATGTAATGATGAACGAGAGACTGCTTGA
- a CDS encoding helix-turn-helix domain-containing protein, protein MEQLECTTKSEHRKGAHLTYEERVIIQIRHRDGRSLRSIAQEIGCAPNTVHNELRRGRVLLHNGKRVGYRAVNGQEVYESNREHCGRPSLHESKKAFLSYVVKMFQEIPSPTKCTAPPAAASVSVTLGRRELRCGLAVSRARNAD, encoded by the coding sequence ATGGAACAACTAGAGTGTACCACAAAATCGGAGCATCGCAAAGGGGCACATCTCACTTATGAAGAGCGCGTCATCATCCAGATCAGACATAGAGACGGACGCTCCCTTCGCAGCATCGCACAGGAGATCGGCTGCGCGCCCAACACCGTACACAACGAACTGAGGCGGGGCAGAGTTCTGCTCCACAACGGGAAGCGCGTGGGATACAGAGCTGTCAACGGTCAGGAAGTATACGAGAGCAACCGCGAACACTGCGGACGCCCCTCGTTGCATGAAAGCAAGAAAGCATTTCTCTCCTATGTAGTGAAGATGTTTCAGGAGATCCCTTCACCAACAAAGTGTACTGCGCCTCCTGCGGCAGCAAGTGTGAGCGTGACACTTGGACGAAGGGAACTAAGGTGTGGTCTTGCAGTCAGCCGCGCACGAAATGCGGATTGA
- a CDS encoding DsbA family oxidoreductase: MKITYWSDYACPFCYIGETRMKKAIAAMDTTEPIELEMKAFQLDPNAPRKSVGNMTDLFVRKYGFSPDEAEKRIDSITAMGRQEGLNFNFVDAQFVNTVDAHRLTKYAQSKEPEKADRLIEVLMDAYFGKNAAFSEPDVLRCAAQSAGLNMEEAEKVIKFDTLYLDEVQQDETEAYMRGVSSVPLFIIGDERIAGADSITRMKAALQKALEK, translated from the coding sequence ATGAAAATCACATATTGGTCCGACTACGCCTGTCCCTTCTGCTACATCGGAGAGACACGCATGAAAAAAGCCATTGCCGCGATGGACACCACCGAGCCGATTGAACTTGAAATGAAAGCGTTCCAGCTTGATCCAAATGCACCGCGAAAATCCGTAGGCAACATGACCGACCTCTTCGTACGCAAGTACGGATTCTCGCCAGATGAAGCAGAAAAGCGCATCGACAGCATTACTGCCATGGGCAGACAGGAAGGACTGAACTTCAACTTTGTCGATGCCCAGTTTGTCAACACCGTGGATGCACATCGTTTGACCAAGTATGCACAAAGCAAAGAGCCGGAGAAAGCCGACCGTCTTATCGAGGTTCTCATGGATGCCTATTTCGGCAAAAATGCCGCCTTCTCCGAACCCGATGTTCTGCGCTGTGCGGCACAGTCGGCAGGTCTTAATATGGAAGAAGCGGAAAAAGTGATCAAGTTCGACACGCTCTATCTGGACGAAGTGCAGCAGGATGAAACGGAGGCCTATATGCGTGGCGTCAGCTCCGTGCCGCTCTTTATCATCGGTGATGAACGCATTGCCGGCGCAGACAGCATCACACGGATGAAAGCCGCACTCCAAAAGGCACTGGAAAAATAA
- a CDS encoding winged helix-turn-helix transcriptional regulator — translation MTKPPHRQMNKFGSCPFATAQKLIAGKWAILIMRTLAAGARRFGEIQKEVGATQATLATQLKTLEYEGLLTRTAFPEVPPRVEYELTPIGYAFTPVLDCIEVWGNRYIDYLHQHTTQAESLPQEEPTLSSHNER, via the coding sequence ATGACAAAGCCCCCCCATCGACAGATGAACAAATTCGGTTCTTGTCCCTTTGCTACGGCGCAAAAACTCATCGCAGGGAAATGGGCGATCCTCATCATGCGTACCCTTGCCGCCGGTGCAAGGCGCTTTGGCGAAATTCAAAAGGAAGTCGGCGCAACACAGGCGACACTTGCCACACAGCTGAAAACGCTTGAATATGAAGGCCTGCTGACACGCACCGCCTTCCCCGAAGTCCCGCCGCGCGTCGAATACGAGCTGACGCCAATCGGTTACGCGTTCACCCCCGTCCTCGATTGCATTGAAGTGTGGGGAAACCGCTACATCGACTATCTGCATCAACACACGACACAGGCAGAATCTCTGCCGCAGGAAGAACCCACTCTATCATCACATAACGAAAGGTGA
- a CDS encoding ABC transporter permease, whose amino-acid sequence MRRDPMTVGVTFLLPVIYLIVFGFAIRTDVRHQSTVVFDQSRSEESRNFLAAMTASGYFDLRCIAWSYDELNERIERGDAKIGIVFPPDLVREANAGHTVPIQAIVDASDSIASTSAIAALTGLGMRVQPVAVRGAPVAAPAYDVRIRAWYNPDAVTAYYMLPALMGIILTITMVLMVSMSIVREREAGTLEQLLVTPLHIWELLVGKILPYIMLGYIQTTICILVALAIFDVPLRGSILLLYALTTLFLLASLTMGLMIASLAQNQLQAGLMSIATLLPGILLSGFMFPREAMPTFFQYLSLAIPMTHYIEILRMIFLKGGGIAALYQQSAFLALFTFVFFGTAVRKFKRSVL is encoded by the coding sequence ATGCGGCGTGACCCCATGACCGTCGGCGTGACCTTTCTCCTGCCGGTCATCTATCTCATCGTGTTCGGCTTTGCCATCCGCACGGACGTGCGGCACCAGTCCACGGTCGTATTCGATCAGTCGCGGAGCGAGGAGAGCCGCAATTTCCTCGCGGCAATGACGGCAAGCGGCTATTTTGACCTGCGCTGCATCGCGTGGAGCTACGATGAGCTGAACGAGCGGATCGAGCGCGGCGATGCAAAGATCGGCATTGTCTTTCCGCCCGATCTTGTACGGGAGGCAAACGCGGGGCACACCGTGCCGATTCAGGCGATTGTCGACGCCTCGGACTCCATCGCCTCGACCTCTGCCATCGCCGCCCTGACGGGGCTTGGCATGCGGGTGCAGCCCGTCGCTGTGCGCGGGGCGCCCGTGGCTGCGCCTGCCTACGACGTGCGCATCCGCGCGTGGTACAACCCCGATGCCGTCACCGCCTACTACATGCTGCCCGCACTCATGGGCATCATCCTCACGATCACCATGGTGCTCATGGTCTCCATGTCCATCGTGCGCGAACGCGAGGCGGGCACGCTTGAGCAGCTCCTCGTAACGCCGCTGCATATATGGGAACTGCTTGTCGGCAAGATTCTGCCCTACATCATGCTCGGCTACATCCAGACGACGATCTGCATCCTCGTCGCGCTCGCCATCTTTGATGTGCCCCTGCGCGGGAGTATCCTGCTCCTCTATGCACTCACGACACTCTTCCTTCTCGCCTCGCTCACGATGGGGCTCATGATCGCATCGCTCGCGCAGAACCAGCTGCAGGCGGGACTCATGAGCATTGCAACGCTCCTGCCGGGCATCCTCCTCTCGGGCTTCATGTTCCCGCGCGAGGCGATGCCCACATTCTTTCAGTACCTCAGCCTCGCTATCCCCATGACACACTACATCGAGATTCTGCGCATGATCTTCCTAAAGGGCGGCGGCATCGCGGCGCTCTATCAGCAGAGTGCCTTTCTCGCGCTCTTCACTTTCGTATTCTTCGGCACCGCCGTGCGGAAATTCAAGCGATCAGTATTGTAG
- a CDS encoding ABC transporter ATP-binding protein, protein MEREAHTGDMPVIVTHELTRVFGSYTAVDHLNLSVPRGAIYGFIGSNGSGKSTAIRMICGILPPTSGTAFVLGCDTAVHPKRVRQSLGYMSQRFSLYTNMTVRENMMFYGGLYGLTRTERRTRTEEVLVRMQLTEKADVLAGGLSGGQKQRLALGCAILHRPALLVLDEPTSAVDPTSRRLFWNLLSEMAGTERTTIFVTTHFMDEAEHCDAIAFLQQGRKIASGSPTALKEELPARLYVLPQESAEAGTAALRAAGVPYDEVYVFGRQVRALVSRDVTLPSALGAQASALTMEDVFIYYDRRQRG, encoded by the coding sequence ATGGAACGTGAGGCGCATACGGGCGATATGCCTGTGATCGTAACGCATGAGCTCACGCGTGTCTTTGGCAGCTACACCGCCGTCGATCATCTGAACCTCTCCGTGCCGCGCGGCGCGATCTACGGATTCATCGGATCGAACGGCTCGGGAAAGTCCACGGCGATCCGCATGATCTGCGGCATCCTCCCGCCGACAAGCGGCACAGCGTTCGTGCTCGGCTGTGACACGGCGGTGCATCCGAAGCGTGTGCGTCAGTCGCTCGGCTATATGTCCCAACGGTTCAGCCTCTACACGAATATGACGGTGCGCGAGAATATGATGTTCTACGGCGGACTCTACGGCCTCACGCGCACGGAGCGGCGTACGCGCACGGAGGAAGTGCTCGTGCGCATGCAGCTCACGGAGAAAGCGGATGTGCTCGCGGGTGGTCTTTCGGGCGGGCAGAAACAGCGGCTCGCGCTCGGCTGCGCGATTCTCCACCGTCCTGCGCTCCTCGTGCTCGACGAGCCGACGTCTGCCGTTGACCCCACGTCGCGGCGGCTCTTTTGGAATCTGCTCTCGGAGATGGCGGGCACGGAGCGGACGACGATCTTCGTCACAACGCATTTCATGGATGAGGCGGAGCACTGCGATGCGATTGCCTTTCTGCAGCAGGGCAGGAAGATCGCCTCCGGCTCGCCGACGGCGCTGAAGGAGGAACTGCCTGCGCGTCTCTACGTCCTGCCGCAGGAGAGTGCGGAGGCGGGGACGGCGGCGCTGCGGGCGGCAGGCGTGCCCTATGACGAGGTCTATGTGTTCGGACGGCAGGTGCGTGCGCTTGTCTCGCGGGATGTGACGCTGCCCTCGGCGCTGGGAGCACAGGCGTCCGCGCTGACGATGGAGGATGTCTTTATCTACTACGATCGGCGGCAGAGGGGGTGA
- a CDS encoding HlyD family secretion protein — translation MYMKPLRLILLLLALVLLAVFAYRAYVEQEGRAQLLTGTVEATRVEVSAKESGYIDEILVHEGMAVRAGDVAARIGRRDLTAARLRDEAALAHAQTNLARTQSGSRAEDIRAATERTRGAHAAAERASADYARGTELLAEGAIAQQAFDALREARDTADANLHAREEEQRLLENGSRPEDIRMAEEDVRRQQAILAMDDSVIDDLTIRIPRNGIILTKNYEAGEFVRTGASVATLIDPADIWIKIYVTTDMLGGIHLGDPARVYIDGQAEPLHGIIAEISDAAEFTLRQSITKNERANLVFGVKVAVDNTMGILKPGMPADVELGAHHGT, via the coding sequence ATGTATATGAAGCCCCTGCGCTTGATTCTTCTGCTCCTTGCGCTCGTCCTGCTCGCGGTGTTCGCCTATCGCGCGTATGTGGAGCAGGAGGGACGCGCACAGCTCCTCACGGGAACGGTGGAGGCGACGCGCGTCGAGGTCAGCGCAAAGGAGAGTGGCTACATCGACGAGATCCTCGTGCACGAGGGGATGGCGGTGCGGGCGGGCGACGTGGCGGCACGCATCGGACGGCGTGATCTCACGGCGGCGCGCCTGCGCGATGAGGCGGCCCTTGCCCATGCCCAGACGAATCTCGCGCGCACGCAGAGCGGCAGCCGCGCAGAGGACATCCGTGCGGCCACAGAGCGCACCCGCGGGGCACATGCCGCTGCGGAGCGTGCGAGCGCCGACTATGCACGCGGTACGGAGCTCCTCGCAGAGGGCGCCATTGCACAGCAGGCGTTTGACGCCCTGCGTGAGGCGCGTGACACGGCGGATGCCAATCTGCACGCACGCGAGGAGGAGCAGCGGCTGCTGGAGAACGGCAGCCGCCCCGAGGATATCCGGATGGCAGAGGAGGATGTGCGGCGGCAGCAGGCAATCCTCGCGATGGATGACTCTGTGATCGATGACCTCACCATACGCATACCGCGTAATGGTATTATCTTGACGAAGAACTATGAGGCAGGCGAGTTTGTCCGTACAGGAGCATCCGTTGCAACCCTCATCGACCCTGCGGATATCTGGATCAAGATCTATGTGACGACCGATATGCTCGGGGGCATTCATCTCGGCGATCCGGCACGCGTCTACATCGATGGGCAGGCGGAGCCGCTGCACGGCATTATTGCGGAGATCAGCGACGCGGCAGAGTTCACGCTGCGCCAGAGCATCACGAAGAATGAGCGGGCGAACCTCGTCTTTGGCGTAAAGGTCGCGGTGGATAATACCATGGGCATTCTAAAGCCCGGCATGCCTGCGGATGTAGAGCTGGGGGCGCATCATGGAACGTGA
- a CDS encoding nitroreductase family protein: MKIDLHKLYTGCRSYRRFRQESIPQEVLQEIADTARMRSCALNGQVLRYLVISSPDIVKKLQSCFRWAAKLPKEIGTPTETQQPTAYIVVLKPGKTHPFTDIDAGIALDAMAITAWSHGIGSCILGSINRKFLSEAVKIPAGFDVCMVLALGYPDHKSTIVEAGTEDTLDYYVDESRDYYVPKKSAADIITYL, from the coding sequence ATGAAGATAGACTTACACAAACTATACACCGGCTGCCGCTCTTATCGACGCTTTAGGCAAGAATCTATCCCACAGGAAGTTTTGCAAGAAATTGCAGACACTGCTCGTATGCGCTCATGCGCCTTGAATGGTCAGGTGTTGAGATATCTGGTGATTAGTTCTCCTGATATCGTAAAGAAACTGCAGTCCTGCTTTCGTTGGGCTGCGAAACTCCCGAAGGAAATTGGTACTCCAACAGAAACACAGCAGCCCACAGCCTACATCGTTGTGTTAAAACCGGGAAAAACCCATCCTTTCACTGATATTGATGCAGGCATTGCCCTTGACGCTATGGCTATCACAGCTTGGTCGCATGGCATTGGAAGTTGTATTCTGGGATCGATAAACAGGAAATTTTTGAGTGAAGCCGTAAAAATCCCCGCAGGTTTTGATGTATGTATGGTCTTGGCTCTTGGTTATCCCGATCACAAGAGTACCATTGTGGAAGCAGGGACAGAGGATACTCTCGACTACTATGTAGACGAAAGCAGAGATTACTATGTACCCAAAAAATCCGCAGCAGATATAATCACCTATCTCTGA
- a CDS encoding hemagglutinin repeat-containing protein, with protein sequence MENTTHEYAGSRIASGGNTNVTAEERDLTVKGSTITGRDVSLTAKGKDFTSLDIEKEIDRDRTDKEGKKKIGMLRDGRKVNVREECTSQQKLDTKT encoded by the coding sequence ATGGAGAATACGACCCACGAATACGCAGGAAGCCGTATCGCGTCGGGTGGAAACACCAATGTCACCGCAGAAGAGCGTGATCTGACCGTCAAGGGCTCAACTATTACAGGACGTGATGTATCTCTTACGGCAAAGGGCAAAGACTTCACCTCATTAGATATAGAGAAAGAAATCGATAGAGACAGAACAGATAAAGAAGGAAAGAAAAAAATAGGCATGCTTCGAGATGGTAGAAAAGTGAATGTACGAGAGGAATGCACTAGTCAACAAAAACTGGACACAAAAACCTAA
- a CDS encoding nucleoside transporter C-terminal domain-containing protein — translation MLAWFLTSFEIGREMITAAAAGFTELINISYVGIAFVFPDWVHVPQMNFFAAALLPILFVVPLFDILTYFGILPFVIRWIGKLLTFLTRAPKFESFFAIEMMFLGNTEALAVSKLQLMKMSKERVLTIGLMSMSCVTAALIAVYVKMMPAEYVVTAIPLNVINALLVSSLLHPVKVAPEEDTIATIHEGGGREPFFSYLAESIIGAGRLVLIICANVIAIVALLKCVDLLLGVLHPSLSLELVLGVILFPFAWLLGLAPAEAFQIAQYMGTKFITNEFVVMLQIQDVVRTWPAHMQAVMTVFITSFANLGTIGIILGCFKGLVDGERNTIVARNVSYMILSGLLVSLLSAAICGLFVW, via the coding sequence ATGCTCGCGTGGTTCCTGACCTCGTTCGAGATTGGGCGTGAGATGATTACAGCCGCCGCAGCCGGATTCACGGAGCTGATCAACATCTCGTACGTCGGCATCGCGTTCGTGTTCCCCGACTGGGTCCACGTGCCGCAGATGAACTTCTTTGCTGCGGCACTGCTGCCGATTCTCTTCGTCGTGCCGCTCTTTGACATCCTCACGTATTTCGGTATTTTGCCGTTCGTCATTCGTTGGATTGGCAAGCTGCTCACATTTCTTACGCGCGCGCCGAAGTTCGAGTCATTCTTCGCCATCGAGATGATGTTTCTCGGCAATACGGAGGCACTCGCTGTGTCGAAACTCCAGCTCATGAAGATGAGCAAGGAACGCGTGCTGACCATCGGTCTCATGTCGATGAGCTGCGTGACGGCGGCACTTATTGCCGTCTATGTCAAGATGATGCCGGCGGAGTATGTCGTCACGGCAATCCCGCTGAATGTCATCAACGCGCTGCTCGTCTCCTCGCTCCTCCATCCCGTGAAGGTTGCACCGGAGGAGGATACGATTGCAACAATCCACGAAGGAGGCGGGCGCGAGCCGTTCTTCTCCTATCTTGCGGAGTCGATCATCGGCGCAGGACGCCTCGTGCTCATCATCTGTGCGAACGTCATCGCCATCGTTGCGCTGCTCAAGTGTGTCGACCTCCTCCTCGGCGTTCTGCACCCATCGCTCTCGCTTGAGCTCGTTCTCGGCGTCATACTGTTCCCATTCGCGTGGCTGCTTGGCCTTGCGCCGGCAGAGGCATTCCAGATTGCCCAGTACATGGGGACGAAGTTCATCACGAACGAGTTTGTCGTCATGCTGCAGATCCAGGATGTCGTCCGTACGTGGCCCGCGCATATGCAGGCCGTGATGACCGTGTTCATTACGTCATTCGCCAACCTCGGGACGATCGGCATCATCCTCGGCTGCTTTAAGGGGCTCGTTGACGGCGAGCGCAACACGATCGTCGCACGCAATGTGTCCTACATGATACTGTCCGGATTGCTGGTCTCCTTGCTGTCTGCCGCAATCTGCGGATTGTTTGTCTGGTAG
- a CDS encoding pyrimidine-nucleoside phosphorylase translates to MRMYDLITKKKHGGALTAEELRWMVEGYVAGKIPDYQMSAMLMAIWFSGMTAQETTQLTIAMADSGDRVDLSAIAGKKVDKHSTGGVGDKTTLICAPIVAACGGRVAKMSGRGLGHTGGTVDKLEAIPGYETAISREKFFSIVNECGVSVIGQSGNLAPADKKLYALRDVTATVDSIPLIASSIMSKKLAAGSDCILLDVKTGSGAFMKTLDDAIALAQTMVAIGEGAGRRTVALITDMDTPLGLGIGNSIEVAESMDVLCGKGPHDLTEVSLQLAENMLYLVGKGTIEECRRMAEQSIADGSAFETFCTMVRRQGGDDAVLRDTSKFPQAAVQVQIRANADGYITSMDAEKIGEASVVLGAGRETKDSPIDFAAGLILYKKYGDAVKADDVIATLYTDSAQRGDSAAQLYREAITIGTEKPPVRPLVYARVEKDKVVRY, encoded by the coding sequence ATGCGCATGTATGACCTGATTACGAAGAAAAAGCACGGCGGCGCGCTCACTGCCGAGGAGCTGCGCTGGATGGTCGAAGGCTACGTCGCAGGCAAGATTCCCGACTACCAAATGTCCGCCATGCTGATGGCAATCTGGTTCAGCGGCATGACGGCACAGGAGACGACGCAGCTGACGATTGCAATGGCGGACTCGGGTGACCGCGTCGACCTCTCGGCGATTGCCGGCAAAAAGGTGGACAAGCACTCCACCGGCGGCGTCGGCGACAAGACGACGCTCATCTGCGCCCCGATTGTCGCCGCCTGCGGTGGGCGCGTCGCGAAGATGAGCGGCCGCGGTCTCGGGCACACGGGCGGCACCGTGGACAAACTGGAGGCCATCCCCGGCTATGAGACGGCGATTTCGCGCGAAAAATTCTTCTCCATCGTGAACGAATGCGGCGTGTCCGTCATCGGGCAGTCGGGCAACCTCGCGCCGGCGGACAAAAAACTCTACGCGCTGCGCGACGTGACGGCGACGGTCGACTCAATCCCGCTGATCGCGTCCTCCATCATGAGCAAGAAGCTCGCCGCCGGCTCGGACTGCATCCTCCTCGACGTCAAGACGGGCTCGGGCGCGTTTATGAAGACGCTAGACGATGCCATCGCACTTGCACAGACAATGGTTGCCATCGGCGAGGGTGCAGGGCGGCGCACCGTCGCACTGATTACCGACATGGACACGCCGCTGGGGCTCGGCATCGGCAACAGCATCGAGGTCGCGGAGTCGATGGACGTGTTGTGCGGCAAAGGACCGCATGACCTGACGGAGGTGTCGCTCCAGCTCGCGGAGAACATGCTCTACCTCGTCGGCAAGGGCACGATTGAGGAGTGCCGCCGCATGGCGGAGCAGTCGATCGCAGACGGATCGGCGTTCGAGACATTCTGCACGATGGTGCGGCGGCAGGGCGGTGACGATGCTGTGCTGCGCGACACCTCGAAATTCCCGCAGGCGGCCGTGCAGGTGCAGATCCGTGCCAATGCGGACGGCTACATCACGTCCATGGACGCGGAGAAGATCGGCGAGGCGAGCGTCGTGCTCGGTGCGGGGCGTGAGACGAAGGACAGTCCAATCGATTTCGCCGCCGGTCTCATCCTGTACAAGAAATATGGCGACGCAGTGAAGGCAGACGATGTCATCGCAACGCTCTACACGGACAGCGCACAGCGCGGCGACAGCGCGGCGCAGCTCTACCGCGAGGCGATTACCATCGGCACAGAGAAGCCGCCCGTCCGTCCGCTCGTCTATGCCCGTGTGGAGAAAGACAAGGTCGTTCGGTACTAA